One Tessaracoccus lacteus DNA window includes the following coding sequences:
- a CDS encoding zinc-dependent metalloprotease: MSSNNPFGPFDFEQLRKMLEQLGLGDADQLNLEDLMTQVSKMSQSGLMFGMTNADKDPEAAWRTTLTAAKAIVAEGGDPALRADELSAVVDAERLAQSWLTPVTSFAETGRPARATTRSGWLDETGEGWRATIEPIIDGLADALERGTALEGDDELAPMAHMMAPMLRTSASLIYRDRLKRELAAVAGDVLTGTELGINLLGTSDVLLVPANVAELTRDLDAPETDVVLYLLLREAARQRLFHAVGWLSPQLSALLAHFSREITIDFDAIASQFRPEEMTGFSLEDVVKVGESVKGSFFRPTRTQAQVEILERLEVLLALVEGWVDHVVAQAAGPWMPHAAQLEEVMGRRRASASPVNTVFAELLGLDLRPRLVRDAKNLWAAVQHSRGQEGRDAVWGHPDLLPTSSDLGDPLAFAAGGLQDGPVEDDLDAELRRLLGE; this comes from the coding sequence ATGTCCAGCAACAACCCGTTCGGGCCGTTCGACTTCGAGCAGCTCCGCAAGATGCTCGAGCAGCTCGGCCTCGGTGACGCCGATCAGCTCAACCTCGAGGACCTGATGACCCAGGTCAGCAAGATGAGCCAGAGTGGCCTCATGTTCGGCATGACCAATGCCGACAAGGATCCGGAGGCGGCGTGGCGCACGACGCTGACCGCGGCCAAGGCGATCGTCGCCGAGGGCGGCGACCCCGCGTTGAGGGCCGACGAGCTCAGCGCAGTGGTCGACGCCGAGCGGCTCGCCCAGTCCTGGCTGACCCCCGTCACGTCCTTCGCGGAGACCGGCCGCCCGGCGCGCGCGACCACCCGCTCCGGCTGGCTGGACGAGACCGGCGAGGGCTGGCGGGCCACCATCGAGCCGATCATCGACGGGCTGGCCGACGCGCTCGAGCGCGGCACCGCGCTGGAGGGCGACGACGAGCTCGCGCCCATGGCGCACATGATGGCGCCGATGCTGCGGACCTCCGCCTCGCTGATCTACCGCGACCGTCTCAAGCGCGAGCTGGCCGCCGTCGCCGGCGACGTCCTCACCGGCACGGAACTCGGCATCAACCTCCTCGGCACGAGCGACGTGCTCCTGGTGCCCGCCAACGTGGCGGAGCTGACGCGCGACCTCGATGCCCCCGAGACGGATGTCGTGCTCTACCTGCTGCTGCGCGAGGCCGCGCGCCAGCGCCTGTTCCACGCGGTCGGCTGGCTCTCCCCTCAGCTCAGCGCGCTTCTCGCGCACTTCTCGCGCGAGATCACCATCGACTTCGACGCGATCGCGAGCCAGTTCCGCCCCGAGGAGATGACCGGCTTCTCCCTGGAGGACGTCGTGAAGGTCGGCGAATCCGTCAAGGGATCCTTCTTCCGGCCGACGCGCACGCAGGCCCAGGTCGAGATCCTCGAGCGCCTCGAGGTGCTGCTGGCGCTCGTCGAGGGCTGGGTCGACCACGTCGTCGCGCAGGCCGCCGGCCCGTGGATGCCGCACGCGGCGCAGCTCGAGGAGGTCATGGGTCGCCGCCGGGCCTCCGCCAGCCCCGTGAACACCGTGTTCGCCGAGCTGCTCGGACTGGATCTACGACCTCGGCTCGTCCGGGACGCGAAGAACCTGTGGGCCGCGGTCCAGCACTCCAGGGGCCAGGAGGGGCGCGACGCGGTCTGGGGCCACCCGGACCTCCTGCCGACTTCCTCGGACCTGGGCGACCCGCTCGCGTTCGCCGCCGGTGGGCTGCAGGACGGGCCCGTGGAGGATGACCTGGACGCCGAGCTGCGCAGGCTGCTGGGCGAGTAG
- a CDS encoding DUF5679 domain-containing protein yields MATETWEGSFYCVKCKEKRDAKGEVVVNAKGTKMAKGKCPVCGTNLNRILGKA; encoded by the coding sequence ATGGCTACGGAGACCTGGGAAGGCTCTTTCTACTGCGTCAAGTGCAAGGAGAAGCGCGACGCCAAGGGCGAGGTGGTCGTCAACGCCAAGGGCACCAAGATGGCCAAGGGCAAGTGCCCGGTCTGCGGCACGAACCTCAACCGGATCCTCGGCAAGGCCTGA
- a CDS encoding ATP-dependent DNA helicase UvrD2 has protein sequence MTDQILDPLDPEQREVATLLDHPVVVLAGAGTGKTRAITHRVAHAVAQGRYQASATLAVTFTTRAAGEMRRRLAQLGVRGAQARTIHAAALRQCQYFWPQAFNVEFPRVAENTFALVARAAHQVLGSSEVALVRDLDSEISWAKTSNVTAARYADVAAGRAVNGATPAQVASVMTHYEKLKLTEGTVDFHDILLCNAALLAEHPDIAAQIRATYRHFVVDEYQDVSALQHRLISLWVDGRDDVCVVGDPNQAIHSFAGADAGYLRGFGAEHDGSRTVRLVRNYRSTPEILTAANRVLRVRPGSPGALRPTRGSGPAPVFQGAADEATEADDVAAWLKEQHAAGVPWQEQAVLYRINAQSPALEAALTQAGVPYTVRGTERFYDRAEVRQAIVEVGRAAERQPDAEAVEALESVLQGLGWKPDAPAGQGRQRERWESLSALRTMFVDEDDRRDNDWSVADAAGWVRERAAWQSSPVARAVTLSTLHAAKGLEWDAVAIIGVREGMIPFVLSQEEPALSEERRLLYVGFTRARRALRVSWAASRGTATRSRFIADQVTGPVTVGREPRSASSSRSRTCRVCGQRLTDAAERKLGRHHDCEVAYDEALFEALRAWRKETAEEAKVPAFVVFTDATLQAIAEAAPTDEAGLLRLPGIGRSKLERYGKAALDVVRGHQA, from the coding sequence GTGACCGACCAGATCCTGGACCCCCTCGACCCCGAGCAGCGCGAGGTGGCGACCCTGCTGGACCATCCGGTGGTGGTGCTCGCGGGTGCGGGGACCGGCAAGACGCGGGCCATCACGCACCGCGTCGCGCACGCCGTGGCGCAGGGCCGCTACCAGGCCTCCGCGACGCTGGCGGTCACGTTCACCACCCGTGCGGCCGGCGAGATGCGCCGGAGGCTCGCCCAACTCGGGGTGCGCGGGGCGCAGGCCCGCACCATCCACGCCGCGGCGCTGCGTCAGTGTCAGTATTTCTGGCCGCAGGCGTTCAACGTCGAGTTCCCGCGGGTCGCGGAGAACACCTTCGCGCTCGTCGCCCGGGCGGCGCATCAGGTGCTGGGCTCCTCGGAGGTCGCGCTGGTGCGTGACCTCGACTCCGAGATCTCGTGGGCCAAGACCAGCAATGTCACGGCGGCCCGCTACGCGGACGTCGCGGCCGGCCGCGCGGTGAATGGGGCGACGCCGGCGCAGGTCGCCAGCGTCATGACGCACTACGAGAAGCTCAAGCTGACCGAGGGGACGGTCGACTTCCACGACATCCTGCTCTGCAACGCCGCCCTGCTCGCGGAGCACCCGGACATCGCGGCGCAGATCCGCGCCACGTACCGGCACTTCGTCGTCGACGAGTACCAGGACGTCTCCGCCCTGCAGCACCGACTGATCTCGCTGTGGGTCGACGGCCGCGACGACGTGTGTGTCGTCGGCGACCCCAACCAGGCCATCCACTCCTTCGCCGGCGCCGACGCCGGCTACCTCAGGGGGTTCGGGGCTGAGCACGACGGGTCCCGGACGGTCCGGCTGGTGCGCAACTACCGCTCCACCCCGGAGATCCTCACGGCGGCCAACAGGGTCCTGCGGGTCCGGCCCGGCTCCCCTGGGGCGCTGCGCCCGACGCGCGGCTCCGGGCCCGCTCCGGTGTTCCAGGGTGCGGCGGACGAGGCCACCGAGGCGGACGACGTCGCCGCCTGGCTGAAGGAGCAGCACGCGGCGGGGGTGCCGTGGCAGGAGCAGGCCGTCCTCTACCGCATCAACGCGCAGTCCCCGGCGCTGGAGGCCGCGCTCACCCAGGCAGGCGTGCCGTACACGGTGCGTGGCACCGAGCGGTTCTACGACCGGGCGGAGGTCCGCCAGGCGATCGTCGAGGTGGGCCGTGCCGCCGAGCGGCAGCCGGACGCCGAGGCGGTCGAGGCCCTGGAGTCCGTCCTGCAGGGCCTCGGGTGGAAGCCGGATGCCCCCGCCGGGCAGGGCCGCCAGCGCGAGCGCTGGGAGTCGCTGTCGGCGCTGCGCACGATGTTCGTCGACGAGGACGACCGCCGCGACAACGACTGGTCGGTCGCCGATGCCGCTGGCTGGGTCCGGGAGAGGGCCGCCTGGCAGTCGAGCCCGGTGGCCCGCGCGGTCACACTGTCGACGCTGCACGCCGCGAAGGGGCTCGAGTGGGACGCGGTCGCGATCATCGGAGTCCGCGAGGGCATGATCCCGTTCGTGCTCAGCCAGGAGGAGCCGGCGCTGTCCGAGGAGCGGCGACTGCTCTACGTCGGGTTCACGCGTGCCCGCAGGGCGCTGCGGGTCAGCTGGGCCGCGTCGCGGGGAACAGCCACCCGGTCACGGTTCATCGCGGACCAGGTGACGGGGCCTGTGACCGTCGGACGGGAGCCGCGGTCGGCCAGTTCCTCGCGGTCGCGGACCTGCCGCGTCTGCGGTCAGCGGCTGACCGACGCGGCTGAGCGGAAGCTCGGGAGGCACCACGACTGCGAGGTGGCCTACGACGAGGCGCTGTTCGAGGCGCTGCGGGCCTGGCGCAAGGAGACGGCGGAGGAGGCGAAGGTGCCGGCCTTCGTGGTCTTCACCGACGCCACGCTGCAGGCCATCGCCGAGGCGGCGCCCACCGACGAGGCTGGCCTGCTGCGGCTGCCCGGCATCGGCCGCTCGAAGCTGGAGCGCTATGGGAAGGCGGCGCTGGATGTGGTCCGGGGGCATCAGGCCTGA
- a CDS encoding exodeoxyribonuclease V subunit gamma, giving the protein MALEVVRGNRFGTLVDGLADALRRLQNDPFARVRVLVGSPTTGRVVGQEVARRLGISAGVDYLTPAQLLGRLAEPAGLVRDRSRWLGSPLDLAVWEAVTSMTDEFPVLARAAHPERPGGRRALATRLARLLRWYLDHDPDLLAGWLEGADEGPGGAELPERLAWQPELLRRSVEALEVDPCELLDALLAAARADAVPTLAFGLDELTIPRTRLLAALAESRDVTAFQPPAAGDAEWIRALGAEVHPARDEPAAPPHLTLHGSHGPARQVEVLRDELARAFAEDPTLEPRDVAIVCPRPGRYATLLDSAFAAVPGRAHPGRSLRVAPVGGRESNPVLKCVVQLLRLGESRASATAITELVTSSPIAHRWRLEDRESVTEIVEAAGIHWGMDAGHRASFNLTVTQNTWMRGLDRVLVGLAVSPRHDSGLSLTGTDAVGSSDLPIVGALCELVSRMRRLIAQTAAPVTVPEWVATTRQLLADFVGVPFTDEWLVLQVHAALARLAADHAGSPTELTRHEFAHLLEATERSTRRVSAGNGSLHVIDLGELAHVSFRLVAMIGITDDVVPGRDAAQPDTLEVATVGRRAVRFRQLRAHALAAERLIVVRQTRSERTGDEVADGAAVDWLVDALGSPVTRIEHPATATSEANFHTRPSFDEAARAGALARRVATTLPPAHARRRHDARRLPVGDPPAQVDLGQLERFLIDPAKAFLRSAAGISAFPGAVLSDELPLALDGLEQWKISDELLNARIEGRDPADVAARLRETESLPPGELAARAFRKADAKATELWGEAAPLFERPATDHRIDLTVPVPGIGEVRVIDTVRCHGGEPMSATLSKGAEKFVRPWLESLALSASGDPTPASLVRYEAGADPFLQLPTTRRVGVPDAAVATDRLTAVLLAFALGQHRLIPVPADAALAYASQHARGTLSPRDWRGAPGWRHPKWSKPGDAWPLFFSDVGELFDDAPLPEDPALGLTSAFQNWALALYSGFGGL; this is encoded by the coding sequence GTGGCGCTGGAGGTCGTGAGGGGCAACCGGTTCGGCACCCTCGTGGATGGACTGGCCGATGCGCTGCGCCGTCTGCAGAACGACCCGTTCGCGAGGGTTCGGGTCCTCGTGGGTTCCCCCACCACCGGACGCGTCGTCGGGCAGGAGGTCGCCCGGAGGCTCGGGATCTCCGCCGGCGTGGACTATCTGACGCCCGCCCAGCTCCTCGGCCGGCTGGCGGAGCCCGCGGGGCTCGTCCGCGACAGGTCGCGCTGGCTCGGCAGCCCACTCGACCTTGCCGTCTGGGAGGCCGTGACCTCCATGACGGACGAGTTCCCCGTCCTGGCCCGGGCGGCGCACCCCGAACGCCCAGGCGGCCGGCGGGCGCTGGCCACCCGGCTGGCGAGGCTCCTGCGCTGGTACCTCGACCACGACCCCGATCTGCTCGCCGGCTGGCTGGAGGGCGCCGACGAGGGCCCCGGCGGCGCCGAACTGCCGGAGCGGCTCGCCTGGCAGCCGGAACTGCTCAGGCGCAGCGTCGAGGCACTCGAGGTCGATCCCTGTGAGCTGCTCGACGCGCTCCTGGCGGCCGCCCGCGCCGATGCGGTGCCGACGCTGGCGTTCGGGCTCGACGAGCTGACCATCCCCCGCACCAGGCTGCTCGCGGCGCTGGCCGAGTCCAGGGACGTGACGGCCTTCCAGCCGCCGGCGGCCGGAGACGCGGAGTGGATCCGCGCCCTCGGCGCCGAGGTCCACCCCGCGCGCGACGAACCCGCCGCGCCGCCCCACCTCACGCTGCACGGCTCGCACGGACCCGCCCGGCAGGTCGAGGTCCTGCGCGACGAGCTCGCGCGCGCGTTCGCGGAGGACCCGACCCTCGAGCCGCGCGACGTCGCCATCGTGTGCCCGCGGCCGGGGCGGTACGCCACGCTGCTCGACTCCGCGTTCGCGGCCGTCCCCGGCCGGGCGCACCCGGGCCGGAGCCTGCGGGTGGCGCCCGTCGGGGGGCGGGAGTCGAACCCCGTGCTTAAGTGCGTCGTGCAGCTCCTGCGCCTCGGCGAGTCCCGCGCCTCCGCGACGGCCATCACCGAGCTCGTCACCTCGTCCCCGATCGCGCACCGCTGGCGCCTGGAGGACCGCGAGTCCGTCACGGAGATCGTCGAGGCCGCCGGCATCCACTGGGGCATGGACGCCGGGCACCGCGCCTCCTTCAACCTCACGGTGACGCAGAACACCTGGATGCGCGGGCTCGACCGGGTGCTCGTCGGCCTAGCGGTGTCCCCCCGCCACGACTCCGGGCTGTCGCTGACCGGCACCGACGCCGTGGGGTCCTCTGACCTGCCGATCGTCGGCGCCCTCTGCGAGCTGGTCTCTCGGATGCGGCGGCTCATCGCCCAGACCGCGGCCCCCGTCACGGTGCCTGAGTGGGTGGCGACGACCCGCCAGCTCCTCGCCGACTTCGTCGGCGTCCCCTTCACCGACGAGTGGCTCGTGCTCCAGGTCCATGCGGCGCTGGCCCGGCTCGCCGCCGATCATGCGGGCTCGCCCACCGAGCTGACGCGCCACGAGTTCGCGCACCTCCTCGAGGCGACCGAGCGTTCCACCCGCCGGGTCTCGGCCGGGAACGGGTCGCTGCACGTCATCGACCTCGGCGAGCTGGCGCACGTGTCGTTCCGGCTGGTCGCCATGATCGGCATCACCGACGACGTCGTGCCCGGCCGCGACGCAGCCCAGCCGGACACCCTCGAGGTGGCCACCGTCGGCCGACGCGCGGTCCGCTTCCGCCAACTCCGCGCGCACGCGCTGGCCGCCGAGCGGCTGATCGTCGTGCGCCAGACCCGGTCGGAGCGCACCGGCGATGAGGTTGCCGACGGCGCAGCCGTCGACTGGCTGGTCGACGCCCTCGGCTCGCCTGTCACCCGGATCGAACACCCGGCCACTGCGACGTCGGAGGCCAACTTCCACACGCGGCCAAGCTTCGACGAGGCCGCGCGCGCCGGCGCGTTGGCCAGGCGCGTCGCGACCACTCTCCCCCCTGCGCACGCCCGCCGCAGACACGACGCCCGCAGGCTGCCCGTCGGCGACCCGCCGGCGCAGGTGGACCTCGGCCAGCTGGAGCGCTTCCTCATCGACCCGGCGAAGGCGTTCCTCCGCTCGGCCGCCGGGATCTCCGCGTTTCCCGGGGCCGTCCTCAGCGACGAGCTCCCGCTGGCCCTCGACGGCCTCGAGCAGTGGAAGATCAGCGACGAGCTCCTCAACGCCCGCATCGAGGGCCGCGACCCGGCGGATGTCGCGGCCCGGCTGCGGGAGACCGAGTCGCTCCCTCCGGGCGAGCTGGCCGCGCGCGCGTTCCGGAAGGCCGACGCGAAGGCCACCGAGCTGTGGGGCGAGGCCGCCCCGCTGTTCGAGAGACCCGCCACCGACCACCGCATCGACCTCACGGTCCCCGTGCCGGGCATCGGCGAGGTCCGCGTCATCGACACCGTCCGGTGCCACGGCGGGGAGCCGATGTCCGCGACTCTGTCGAAGGGCGCCGAGAAGTTCGTCCGCCCGTGGCTCGAGTCCCTCGCGCTCAGCGCGTCGGGCGATCCGACGCCCGCCAGCCTCGTGCGCTACGAGGCCGGCGCTGACCCCTTCCTCCAGCTGCCCACCACGCGCCGCGTCGGCGTCCCGGACGCGGCGGTGGCGACCGACCGGCTCACCGCGGTGCTCCTGGCCTTCGCGCTCGGCCAGCACCGCCTGATCCCAGTTCCCGCGGACGCGGCGCTTGCCTACGCGAGCCAGCACGCGCGCGGGACGCTGTCCCCCCGCGACTGGCGCGGCGCACCCGGCTGGCGTCATCCGAAGTGGTCGAAGCCGGGCGACGCGTGGCCCCTGTTCTTCTCGGACGTCGGCGAGCTGTTCGACGACGCGCCGCTGCCCGAGGACCCGGCCCTCGGACTGACCAGCGCCTTCCAGAACTGGGCCCTGGCCCTCTACTCCGGATTCGGAGGTCTCTGA
- a CDS encoding UvrD-helicase domain-containing protein, whose protein sequence is MAAPFDLLGPLPQRTTLLEASAGTGKTYAIAALAARYLAEEGHAPRDLLMITFGSQAAGELRDRVRGRISESLAYLDRLADGAVADPSDDPVSRHLAAVPGARDALAAALQQFGEITISTTHGFCQDMLQELGVLGDWDPSETVGPDDDVLAHQCASDTYLALWAGEQNPPIEPADALNRGVAAATSTLPLLPDQGPFHEYATRTRELYAQRRMSESLCTFNDIVARLRSALADPELGAQVRARLRERFPVVLVDEFQDTDPDQWDILREAFVGPDRRTVLIGDPKQSIYGFRGADLGSYLQARSHAQVCSLDVNYRSDAAVVDGVVDLFRGSHLGDETITVEPVRTHRTGSGLQVPGTARLWLRRCSVGELTSVTAAEAVGHDVVHQVRLLLSRATLTDGSALRPSDIAVLVRRGARAEQLRDALTAAGLPAVLTGSQSVWTRPAADSWRVLLEAMAEPSQANIRLAALSPLIGSEFGQLVTPGSSEPARVSTLVRELAHALEAGGIGHAFTELQTQTRLAERTLAEPDGERLLADLQQVAELLGASGATTAAQLLEVVSRGRGEDDLSDAIRLASDGDAIRVMTLHAAKGLEFPVVLLPETDGVRPITRRPFTVLEDATRSLWIGPRPATNDRITTLLRAQNLAEELRLLYVGFTRARHLVIAWHVDSGRRPDGDPMAHLLTQHGWRPDKQQRRPISSLTGVIVDSPLDPTPPAAAPGPAAAGTTTPLALGVWDRLIDATWRRTSYSGLTAGLHEAPAGVVTDEAENLDLSASVEARGDLAAASPMNGLPAGTGFGTLVHAVLERTDWSPFALEASTATQLAELGPAAGLTVDECGRLAEALVAVCRTPLTPVADVTLSDVPVARRLPELDFDLPLADGGAPATLRDLATLMATHLPDDDPLSAYPPRLASSEAADAVLNGFLTGSIDAVLRFDDGRFGVFDYKTNRLSPPGVDTTLGHYTPSAMAEAMMQAHYPLQAMLYCVALHRFLRATLPGYDPATHLGGVGYLFVRGMAGPTTPVVEGSVCGVFGWFPPAALTVAASNLLGGHHA, encoded by the coding sequence GTGGCGGCACCCTTCGACCTGCTCGGCCCGCTGCCGCAGCGCACCACGCTTCTGGAGGCGAGCGCCGGCACCGGCAAGACCTACGCCATCGCAGCCCTTGCCGCCCGCTACCTCGCCGAGGAGGGCCACGCGCCCCGTGACCTTCTCATGATCACGTTCGGCAGCCAGGCCGCCGGCGAGTTGCGTGACCGCGTCCGCGGCCGGATCTCCGAGTCCCTTGCGTACCTCGACCGCCTCGCGGACGGAGCCGTCGCGGACCCGTCCGACGACCCGGTCTCCCGACACCTCGCCGCAGTGCCGGGCGCGCGGGACGCTCTGGCCGCCGCACTGCAGCAGTTCGGCGAGATCACCATCTCCACCACCCACGGGTTCTGCCAGGACATGCTGCAGGAGCTGGGGGTGCTCGGCGACTGGGACCCGAGCGAGACCGTCGGCCCTGACGACGACGTCCTCGCCCACCAGTGCGCCTCCGACACCTACCTCGCGCTGTGGGCCGGGGAGCAGAACCCTCCCATCGAGCCCGCCGACGCGCTGAACCGCGGCGTCGCGGCCGCCACCTCGACCCTCCCTCTCCTGCCCGACCAGGGCCCGTTCCACGAGTACGCGACCCGGACCCGCGAGCTCTATGCCCAGCGCAGGATGAGCGAGTCGCTGTGCACCTTCAACGACATCGTCGCCCGGCTCAGGTCCGCGCTGGCCGACCCGGAGCTCGGCGCCCAGGTGCGCGCCCGCCTGCGGGAGCGGTTCCCCGTCGTGCTGGTCGACGAGTTCCAGGACACCGACCCCGACCAGTGGGACATCCTGCGGGAGGCCTTCGTCGGGCCTGACCGCCGAACTGTCCTGATCGGCGACCCGAAGCAGTCCATCTACGGCTTCCGCGGCGCCGACCTCGGCAGCTACCTGCAGGCCCGCTCCCACGCCCAGGTCTGCTCCCTGGACGTGAACTACCGCTCGGATGCCGCCGTCGTCGACGGGGTCGTCGACCTGTTCCGCGGCTCGCACCTCGGCGACGAGACCATCACCGTCGAGCCCGTGCGCACCCACCGCACGGGTTCGGGGCTGCAGGTGCCCGGTACGGCCCGGCTGTGGCTGCGGCGCTGCTCCGTCGGCGAGCTGACCTCCGTCACCGCGGCCGAGGCCGTCGGGCACGACGTCGTGCACCAGGTTCGCCTGCTGCTGAGCCGGGCGACCCTGACCGACGGGTCCGCGCTCAGGCCCTCGGACATCGCCGTCCTCGTCCGCCGCGGGGCGCGCGCCGAACAGCTCCGCGACGCGCTCACCGCCGCGGGGCTGCCCGCGGTCCTGACCGGCAGCCAGTCCGTGTGGACGAGGCCGGCCGCCGACAGCTGGCGCGTCCTCCTCGAGGCCATGGCCGAGCCGTCGCAGGCCAACATCCGGCTCGCGGCACTCTCCCCCCTGATCGGTTCGGAGTTCGGCCAGCTCGTCACGCCGGGCAGCAGCGAGCCGGCCCGCGTCAGCACGCTCGTGAGGGAACTCGCGCACGCGCTCGAGGCCGGCGGCATCGGGCACGCCTTCACCGAGCTCCAGACGCAGACGCGCCTCGCGGAGCGGACGTTGGCTGAGCCGGACGGGGAGCGGCTGCTCGCCGACCTCCAGCAGGTCGCCGAGCTCCTCGGCGCCTCGGGCGCGACCACGGCCGCCCAGCTCCTCGAGGTCGTCTCCCGCGGTCGCGGGGAGGACGACCTGAGCGACGCCATCCGGCTGGCCTCCGACGGTGACGCCATCCGCGTCATGACGCTGCACGCCGCCAAGGGGCTCGAGTTCCCCGTCGTGCTGCTCCCAGAGACGGACGGGGTCAGGCCCATCACCCGGCGGCCGTTCACCGTCCTTGAGGACGCGACCCGCAGCCTGTGGATCGGCCCCCGCCCCGCCACCAACGACCGCATCACCACCCTGCTCCGGGCCCAGAACCTCGCCGAGGAGCTCCGCCTGCTCTACGTCGGGTTCACCCGCGCCAGGCACCTGGTGATCGCCTGGCACGTCGACTCCGGACGGAGGCCGGACGGCGACCCGATGGCGCATCTGCTCACGCAGCACGGCTGGCGCCCCGACAAGCAGCAGCGCCGCCCCATCAGCTCGCTGACCGGCGTGATCGTCGACTCGCCGCTGGACCCGACGCCGCCCGCCGCGGCCCCCGGACCCGCGGCGGCGGGCACGACGACCCCGCTGGCGCTCGGCGTGTGGGATCGTCTGATCGACGCCACGTGGCGCCGCACGTCCTACTCGGGGCTGACCGCGGGCCTGCACGAGGCGCCCGCCGGCGTCGTCACCGACGAGGCGGAGAACCTCGACCTGTCCGCGTCCGTGGAAGCCCGCGGCGACCTCGCGGCCGCCTCCCCCATGAATGGGCTGCCCGCCGGCACCGGGTTCGGGACGCTGGTCCACGCGGTGCTCGAGCGCACCGACTGGTCCCCCTTCGCGCTCGAGGCGAGCACCGCGACGCAGCTCGCGGAGCTGGGACCGGCCGCCGGCCTGACGGTCGACGAGTGCGGCCGACTCGCCGAGGCCCTGGTGGCGGTCTGCCGGACCCCGCTGACCCCGGTCGCGGACGTCACGCTGTCCGACGTGCCCGTGGCGCGCAGGCTGCCCGAGCTGGACTTCGACCTCCCCCTGGCGGACGGCGGCGCCCCCGCGACGCTGCGCGACCTCGCCACGCTGATGGCCACGCATCTGCCCGACGACGACCCGCTGTCCGCCTACCCGCCACGGCTGGCCTCCTCGGAGGCCGCCGACGCCGTCCTCAATGGCTTCCTCACCGGGTCGATCGACGCGGTGCTCCGCTTCGACGACGGCCGTTTCGGCGTCTTCGACTACAAGACGAACCGCCTCTCGCCGCCGGGGGTCGACACCACGCTGGGTCACTACACCCCCTCGGCGATGGCCGAGGCCATGATGCAGGCCCACTACCCGCTCCAGGCGATGCTCTACTGCGTCGCCCTGCACCGGTTCCTCCGCGCCACGCTGCCCGGCTACGACCCCGCCACGCATCTGGGCGGCGTCGGCTACCTGTTCGTCCGCGGCATGGCAGGGCCCACGACCCCTGTCGTCGAAGGATCCGTCTGCGGCGTGTTCGGCTGGTTCCCGCCCGCCGCCCTCACCGTCGCCGCGTCGAACCTGCTGGGAGGACACCATGCGTGA